One Hippoglossus stenolepis isolate QCI-W04-F060 chromosome 6, HSTE1.2, whole genome shotgun sequence genomic window, TTAAGTTCTCTTGCAGCATGTTGTAAACCGTGTTCAGCAGAAAGGAAGCAGGAACAACACGTGTCATGTATTTATCATGAATCGTGTGATAAATACAGAGGCACTAAAACAGCTCAGTGATTTACAGGTGGTGTCATTTATTTCCTCTTGTGTGGTCCATGATCTAAATGTATTTAGAGATAACTTAACATAGCAATGCCGGTGTTATGTCCCCAGAAATTCAAGGGATGAAGGGGAATAAGAAAAAGATCCAAATTTGAAAACCGGTAACTaaaaagagaggatgaaaaCGGATAGATCAGGAAATGATTTACAgtttaacagaaaataacacaactgACAGTGAGCTTCTCAAAGGAGGACGattaatgaaaacacaggacATATTTAAAGTAGGTCAGGCCAAAGGAAAACAATCGATGCCACTCAGCGCTACAGACGTAAAAAGTTGTCTCTGAaccccctcttctccctctctacctTCTGTCtcacctctttctcctctctctcttcagcaAAAGAACATCATGGCCGAGAGAAACGTGCTGCTGAAGAGTCTCCAACATCCGTTTCTGGTTCGGCTCCACTACTCCTTCCAGACAGCTGAGAAACTTTACTTTGTCCTCGACTATGTAAACGGGGGAGAGGTACGTTTTTTAGACTGAATAGATTAAATGTAAGGTCTGTCGAGGGTGAACTCAGTGAATGTGTCATCAATGTCTGGAGGAGctaaatcattcaaacattgAACAATAACAAcgtttatttcttcaaaatcagtttttttttttaaccctaagccagagaaagaaattaaaacagCTAGACTGTGACCCGGTTTGACGTCATGTCGCCTGCTGGACTGtacttttttttacctctttgtTCAGCTGACATTTGCACAACAGGCTGCACAGTAACTATGTTGTGATAAATGAACCTCTATTTaattttatcaaatgaaatcaCCTTCTATGCTGATGAGCTGGTGTTTTACCTCCACACCATGAGTGAAAGTAAACTATTATCTGTTCAAATTAATATTGGCTTTCCATGATATATGTGTTTGGGTTCTCTCTTCCTGTCCCTGCAGTTGTTcttccacctgcagagagagagatgtttctCTGAGTCCAGAGCGAGGTTCTACGCCGCCGAAGTGGCGAGCTCCATCGGCTACCTTCATTCTCTCAACATCGTTTACAGGTCCGACAGACTCGCACATTCACGGTCACATATGTCTTAAAAATATGAGCTAAATTCACATATgatctttttcatttataatgATGATCTGCTTGTTCATGTTCACTGTAGAGATCTGAAACCAGAGAATATTCTTCTTGACTCTCAGGCAAGTCAGAAACCCCTTCATCTGTATTTGTCACTATtgtaaatactgtgtgtatatatatatataattgctCTGAGTGAAGAAGGCCtgctcatgtctgtgtgtgcagggccATGTGGTACTGACAGATTTTGGGCTGTGTAAAGAAGGTGTGGAGCCCGAGGGAACGACCTCGACTTTCTGTGGGACCCCAGAAGTGAGTGAAAAATATACGGACATGAGACGATCATGCAACAAATCTGTCATATTGTATATGTGAcgtacaggtgcatctcaataaattagaatatcatggaaaagttcatttatttcgataattcaattcaaaaagtgaaactcatatattatatagattcattacacacagagtgaaatatttcaagcgtttatttcttttcatttggatgattatggcttacagctaatgaaaacccaaaattctgtatctcagaaaattagaatattacataagaccaataaaacaaaggatttttaatacagaaatgtcagccTACTGAAAAGTATGTTCATATAGAAATGCACTCAATACTTGGTCGGGGCTCCTTTTGCATGCATTACTGCATCAATGCGGCGTGGCATGGAGGCGATCAGCCTGTGGCACTGCTGAGGTGTTATGGAGACCAGGTCGCTTTGATAGCGGCCTTCAGCTCGTCTGCATTGTTGGGTCTGGTgtctttcatcttcctcttgacaGTACCCCATAGATTCTCTACGGGGTTCAGGTCAGGCGAGTTTGCTGGCCAATCAAGCACAGTGATACCATGGTCATTAAACCAGGTATTGGTACTTTTGGCAGTGTGGGCCGGTGCcaagtcctgctggaaaatgaaatcagcatctccATGAACCTTGTCAGCGGAAGGAAGCATGAAGTGCTCTAAACTTTCCTGGTAGACGGCTGCGTAGACTTTGgacttgataaaacacagtggaccaaCACCAGCGCCTGACATGGCTCCCCAAATCATCActgactgtggaaacttcacacTGGACTTCAAGCAACTTGGATTCCGTgcctctccactcttcctccagactctgggaccttgatttccaaatgaaatgcaaaatgtactttcatctgaaaagaggaatttggaccactgagcaacagtccagtcctttttctccttGGCCCAGGTAAGACGCTTCTGACGTTGTCTCTGGTTCAGGGGTGGCTTGACACGAGGAATGCAACAGCTGTAGCCCATGTCCTGGATACGCCTGTGCTCGGTGGCTCTTGATGCACTGACTCCAGCCTCCGTCCACTCCTTGTGAATCTCCCCCAAATTCTTGAATGGCTGTTGCTTCACAATCCTCTCAAGGCAAGTCAGCAGCCTTCCCCATGACTGTGTATCCTACTGAACCAGACTTAGAGACCATTTAAAGGCTCAGGAaacctttgcaggtgttttgagttaattagCTGATTAGAGTGGGACATCGTGAGTCtacaatattgaactttttcacaatattcaaattttctgagatactgaatttgGGTTTTTCGTTAGCTGTAAGCCATagtcatcaaaattaaaagaaataaacgcttgaaatatttcaccctgtgtgtaatgaatctatataatatttgagtttcactttttaatttaattatcgaaataaactcacttttccatgatattctgatttattgagatgcacctgtatgtGCAGGCATACGtggccaataaagctgattctgatatAACATACATGTATCATCCATGTCctctgaacattttgaaaaggagggttgtttttttcttccaaagtAATGAGCGACTCTGTAGTGATGCCGGTTTTCCCCAAACTGACACCAGTCGATTCAAATTTCGGAGACTATAAAGGTCATGTGCAGTAAATCTTGTCTTCCCTTCCCTTAAtcgtgttttctctctttccctcctttctatccatccctccatctgcAGTACTTGGCTCCAGAGGTTCTTCGTAAGGAACCATATGACAGGACAGTGGACTGGTGGTGTCTGGGAGCAGTTCTCTATGAGATGATCTACAGTctggtgcgtgtgtgtacgcgcgcgtgcgtgtgtgtgtgtgtgtacaggtatTACctatgttgtggggacctaaatccATTTCTATAGTCCCACTATGAggacttgtcttcctttttggtaaaaaaaaggaagtcaCCATAACTTAAATCAATAGAGTTTAAGGTTAAAACATTATGAGTTAAGTTTCGGGTTAGTTAAGatttaggttaaagttaggtCAAAGTTAGAGTtaagggttaggtttaggcaacAAATAACTACTTTACATTCAGTCCATATGTACAAGTTAaggtgtcaaaggtcaaacttaATGCATcagcatgttttttatttgtataaattgtcttcatcttcatctccctTACACACAGCTGGTATAAGACAAAACGTATATGTCCCTCATGAAATTTCGGTTTCCTTAGGAGTGAATGTACTGTATCTTGGCAAATTTGCTAAATTGTATTGCGTGACGCTAATGACTTCTGCGCTCGTCCCTTTGCTTCAGCCTCCGTTCTACAGCCGTGACGTCAATGAAATGTATGATGGGATCCTCCACAAGACGCTGGCTCTGCCTCAGGGGAAGTCTGAGGCCGTGTGCTCTCTGCTGGTGGGTCTCCTGCAGAAGGACCAGCACCGACGCCTCGGGGCCATCGCTGACTTTGTGAGTGTGATCAAAAGAATTCTCAACTGTAGCTGCACAATAAAACAGATGGTTTCCCAGACGGGTCATAAGCTTAGTCTGAGACAAAGGATCAATTCAAAGGGCAACTACATTAAATTTAGCTTTAACCGTGGACTAGTCTTAGCCCTTCATGAAAATATAAGACAATATTTTAAGGGTTTGGACTTTTTTCAAGGACAAAGCTTCAGCATTTCTCTCTCATATATGACAATCTTGAATCTGAAATCTTAATAGTAAGTTCTGAAAATGATGGTATATTCATATTCACTacgtttctttcttttatttatagttagAAATAAAGAACCACACCTTCTTCTCTCCAATCAACTGGGACGACCTCTACCACAAGAGAATCACTCCTCCCTACAACCCCAATGTGGTGAGTCTGTTCTGCTCTCTGTCTtcagtcagctgtgtgtgtgtccctgtagACACCCTGGTGCCTTCTCACATATCTCCTGCACAATCTTTTACTTAACCTCCATTTTTCAGTGAGATCCGCCGACAATACCCCCTCTTGTAGTCTTCTCGAAAGCTGATCCACTGCACATATTTTCTCAAATCCCTTAATCCTCTGTTCCAGACGTCAGTCCAGTTCAGCCTCGGTTAGAGTTTGACTCTCGTCACTCGTggtcacattttgtgtgtgtgttttatttttgtttcatcaccTCATCATATTTGTCAAATTGGTCCAATAGATGGCAACATAATTTTTCTCTTAAGAATTTTAGTcggttacatttttttaattgtaactGACAATTAGTTAATCATCTCATCTtcatatacaaaaaaatatatagattatTATACTTATTAATATCAATTACTGAAAATATGATTATCATAATTAGCTTAAAACTATCACCTTTCACAACAAAGtaacaaggtgctttacaagttaaaactGAAGAAttgagtgaaaagaaaatggagcaTTGAAAAACATTTGCGCACAAATATTAGaatgaaaatgttacaaatgagaaaagagtaaaaaataaagtatagTTAAACgttataaaatgattaaaacagcCTGTTAGATCAGAGCtagatttaaagaaaattaataaataaaaataaaatgtttaaggTGAATTCAGACCCCAAGTCCCCGAGGAAgcacatctttaaaatgtgtctttaagagaTTGATTTAAAAGCCAGAAACAAGACAAAATCTGTGTGGGAACGCGCTTGTAACCATAGTAACAACAATGATGATGTAACGACAGCTATTCGTGCGTCCTgcttaaaaaaactaatgaaaaccTGTCAGACGAAACTTCCCCTCATTACCTGATGACCTCATGTTTCAGAGAGGTCCAGCTGACACTCAACATATTGATCCAGAGTTCACCAGAGAGATGGTTCCCAGCTCGGTGAGTCGGACGCCGGAGCTCAACGCCAGCACCAGCTGCAACAACGCCTTCAACGGCTTCTCCTTTGTCGGCAGCGACGACAGCTTTCTGTGAGACGTTTGGGTTAAGGTCTCGTGGAAACAAGAGCTCCTCACATACTATGGTACCCACTATGTATTTATCCTGTTTGACCTCTGTGCGAATTTCCAAATAGTTCCTCTTGAGGGTGTAGAAAAAAAGGGGCCTCgtattaaaacaaaatgcctgCGATGAAGTATTTTTTAAGGTTCAAAGACAGACGgttgacaaattaaaggaaaaatctaTATAAATTGTCTTGGTAATTTGTTGGGCCACCATGAGGCGCCAGAACAAGTTTGGTGCACGTTGATTCTACAAGTCTCTGGATGGATTGGTCACTATTTTTCTAAAATACATTCCCTCATTTGGTTCGGATGTTGATGGTGGAGAGAGCTGTCTAAAATCTCACATTTCTGTTCAGTCGGGATGAGACCAGGTGACACAGCATCTGATTCGGATCATTTTCATGCCTGTGCTCTATGAAAACTTGTCGTTCTCTTTCTCTACTAGTTTTTCAGGgttttcctttaattcatcgccgtctgcatgtttttttttaccaggatATATCCCTGGCCTGCCCCTAGAGAAGGTTGTGGGGGATCTTACCAAATACACAGGGCTCATAAGATGTGGGAGCAACTTTACATTCATTTGCAAAGGAATGAAGAACatgttaaaagttttttgtaCACATCTTTGTAGAGGGGGTGTAAAAACACCACCCTTGTCTTCCAGTGTGCTTTAAAACTGAGATTTAGATCCAGAAAACCTaaagaaatgaattaaaacattttttaaatgatctggaGACAGTTTGTACAAATGTACCTTTTAAATCGTTTTTTTAACATCAGATATCAGTGTGAGGTTTTTGCCAGATTGTTCAAGACTCTATTGGCTTTGACCTGATTTTACACTGTTGTGCAGGATTGGATTTCTCAGGGAAACTGCTGCTTCACTCTGTAACACGAGGACAGATTGTTGTGCAGCCCAAACTTCCCATGCttcctgttcatttgtttttctaacgacataaaacaatacataaaacagaaaagaaaaaagtacaaCGTTAAGAAGCAAGTGATGAAAAAATGGATTCAACTGGGGTTTTCTTCCTCCTTAAAAACctaaagaaaatatttgatcaaagaaacaaagtacaaaaacagtacatgatgtaaatgatgttgtttatttggtttatgtgaattgtgcttttatttcaaTGCTGgaaatgaggacatttttcatatttgtttgtcGGGACATTATTATAGACAGTGATAttaattagtttt contains:
- the sgk2a gene encoding serine/threonine-protein kinase Sgk2 — protein: MADCNMRSPSSSSQEDVNLGPSANPHARPTDFDFLAVIGKGTFGKVLLAKLKADSKFYAVKVLQKKVILKKKEQKNIMAERNVLLKSLQHPFLVRLHYSFQTAEKLYFVLDYVNGGELFFHLQRERCFSESRARFYAAEVASSIGYLHSLNIVYRDLKPENILLDSQGHVVLTDFGLCKEGVEPEGTTSTFCGTPEYLAPEVLRKEPYDRTVDWWCLGAVLYEMIYSLPPFYSRDVNEMYDGILHKTLALPQGKSEAVCSLLVGLLQKDQHRRLGAIADFLEIKNHTFFSPINWDDLYHKRITPPYNPNVRGPADTQHIDPEFTREMVPSSVSRTPELNASTSCNNAFNGFSFVGSDDSFL